In Bacillus spongiae, a single genomic region encodes these proteins:
- a CDS encoding sensor histidine kinase — protein sequence MKRDISYWLTLSLFGLFHVQAFFQYFRWPIPFYFTYFVLLAVMYYLYKQIPLRLFHLGYGWNGFLFVLQIFLLFLYREAPFIWELAILLFLFIGIEGMRLSFSNTIATQVKAISQFEEEKIYLNETFQIVRSERHDFLKHIASIHFMLENDKYTDARHYLDDLVDGYEETNLSIKGERGSVAGILHQMYRRAKEEDISIVYDLDIALSTLPIPDQRLVALLGNLLSNSIDACEEWQKQHRKQADISLQFYKRSGLYVLICKNNSLPIPTNILDKLYQQHGHTTKRDHHKGLGTKIIQDTVKEHQGFLDFVYKDEEFTVKIKFPAIH from the coding sequence GTGAAACGGGACATCTCGTATTGGTTGACGTTATCCCTATTTGGGTTGTTCCATGTTCAAGCTTTTTTTCAATATTTTCGATGGCCTATCCCCTTTTATTTTACGTATTTCGTGTTGCTAGCTGTGATGTATTATTTGTATAAACAAATCCCACTTCGATTATTTCACTTAGGCTATGGCTGGAATGGATTTCTGTTTGTCCTTCAAATTTTCCTTCTCTTCCTTTATAGAGAGGCTCCATTCATTTGGGAGCTCGCTATCCTTCTTTTTCTATTCATTGGAATTGAAGGAATGCGATTAAGCTTCTCTAATACAATTGCTACACAAGTTAAAGCAATTAGTCAGTTCGAAGAAGAAAAGATCTATTTGAATGAAACCTTTCAGATTGTTCGTAGTGAACGACATGATTTCCTTAAGCATATAGCCTCTATTCATTTCATGCTTGAAAATGATAAATATACTGATGCGAGACATTATTTAGATGATTTAGTAGATGGATACGAGGAAACCAACCTTTCTATTAAAGGAGAGCGAGGAAGCGTTGCAGGCATTCTTCATCAAATGTACCGTCGTGCCAAAGAAGAAGACATTTCTATTGTCTATGACCTTGATATCGCCTTATCTACATTGCCAATACCCGACCAGCGTCTCGTAGCCTTGCTTGGGAACCTTCTGTCAAATAGTATTGATGCCTGCGAGGAATGGCAAAAACAGCATCGAAAGCAAGCGGATATTTCCCTCCAATTTTATAAGCGAAGTGGATTGTACGTCTTAATTTGTAAAAATAACAGCCTGCCAATACCTACGAACATACTCGATAAACTATATCAGCAACACGGACATACGACAAAAAGGGATCATCACAAAGGACTTGGAACGAAAATCATTCAAGATACGGTAAAAGAACATCAAGGCTTTTTAGATTTTGTCTACAAAGACGAAGAATTTACCGTTAAGATTAAATTTCCTGCCATCCACTAG
- a CDS encoding LytTR family DNA-binding domain-containing protein translates to MKVGLVDDRVIDLDKLNGIISRIEGIEIVFSTTSAEEAYDHIKKEAIDVLIADIEMPNLSGYELADIIHSHALNISVIFVTGNSGFAVHAFELNVHDYIMKPYTQDRLTKSVERLKEKSKSTEVSGRLYLKQKNDIHIVQKKDIIFIERSGRSTTIHTKGQQIKTYLTLNELEGELRERDFIRSHRSFIINIHYVKNFSLYAKNSYVITFEGIDDQAMITKEKVDFLQQHYF, encoded by the coding sequence ATGAAAGTTGGTTTAGTTGATGATCGAGTAATTGATTTGGATAAATTGAATGGAATTATTTCTAGAATTGAAGGAATCGAGATTGTTTTCTCCACTACATCGGCAGAGGAAGCTTATGATCATATTAAGAAAGAGGCGATTGATGTATTAATCGCAGATATTGAAATGCCAAACTTATCGGGCTATGAATTAGCTGATATCATCCACTCGCACGCATTAAATATCTCTGTTATATTTGTTACCGGTAATAGCGGCTTTGCTGTCCACGCTTTTGAACTAAATGTACACGACTATATAATGAAGCCTTATACGCAAGACCGCTTAACAAAGTCCGTTGAAAGACTGAAGGAAAAGTCAAAATCAACCGAAGTATCAGGAAGACTCTATTTAAAGCAAAAAAATGATATCCATATTGTTCAGAAAAAGGATATCATCTTTATTGAGCGCTCTGGAAGGTCGACGACGATCCATACAAAAGGACAACAAATTAAAACGTACCTAACACTCAATGAACTAGAGGGAGAATTAAGGGAACGAGATTTTATCCGCTCCCATCGTTCATTTATTATAAATATTCACTATGTTAAAAACTTCTCATTATACGCAAAAAACTCCTACGTCATCACATTCGAAGGAATCGATGATCAAGCGATGATTACAAAAGAAAAGGTAGACTTTTTGCAACAACATTATTTTTAA
- a CDS encoding ATP-binding cassette domain-containing protein yields MIEIQAVTKQFQDKKKYITALKHVSFSVKQGEVVGLLGENGAGKTTLLRTIATLLTPSDGNVTVAGYDTVKDPYKVKKQMGVLFGGETGLYDRLTARENLEYFASLYGLSKHETKVRIDDLARMFGMRDYLNRQVGGFSKGMRQKVAIARALIHNPDIILFDEPTTGLDITSSNVFRQLVNQLKHEGKTIIFSSHIMEEVSTLCDTVAMIHKGELVYHGQLKELYQVEKSKDLNYIFMSKLVRGNDPYAS; encoded by the coding sequence ATGATTGAAATACAGGCAGTGACGAAACAATTTCAAGATAAAAAGAAATATATAACCGCATTAAAGCATGTGTCCTTTTCCGTGAAACAAGGGGAGGTTGTAGGCTTGTTAGGCGAAAATGGTGCTGGGAAGACGACTTTGCTCCGAACGATTGCGACCTTGTTAACACCATCAGATGGAAACGTAACCGTTGCGGGATACGACACAGTAAAGGATCCTTATAAAGTAAAAAAACAAATGGGTGTCCTGTTTGGGGGTGAAACGGGTCTATATGATCGGCTAACCGCACGTGAAAATCTTGAATACTTTGCAAGTCTATATGGGTTAAGTAAGCATGAAACGAAGGTGCGAATCGATGACTTAGCAAGAATGTTTGGGATGCGAGATTATTTAAATCGTCAAGTTGGTGGTTTTTCCAAAGGGATGCGTCAAAAAGTAGCGATTGCGAGGGCACTTATTCATAATCCCGATATCATCTTGTTCGATGAGCCGACAACAGGGTTAGATATCACTTCTTCAAACGTATTCCGCCAGTTAGTGAATCAACTAAAACATGAAGGAAAAACGATTATTTTCTCTAGTCACATTATGGAAGAAGTGTCCACTCTTTGTGATACAGTTGCCATGATTCATAAAGGGGAGCTCGTCTATCATGGACAGTTAAAAGAGCTGTATCAGGTAGAAAAAAGCAAGGATTTGAACTATATCTTTATGAGTAAGCTAGTAAGGGGGAACGATCCATATGCTTCTTAA
- a CDS encoding ABC transporter permease, whose protein sequence is MLLKIYFKEMKDCFRDRRTLLLTVLLPIIMMSGLTYFYEKIISGGEGETYRLAVDESLTQTEKNILTSVETIELVPTSNPVESVEEGEALAALTFSSNFVERVQAGDVASVMITGDSFSQKSNNLMSLVKTALANYEKVITSERLQAQGTDLSIIEPFTISQAEISAEDPNVNLVAMLIPLVLAIALGIGASPGASDLFAGEKEKKTMEALLMTPVKRSTLVLSKWMTISSLGVITGLITLLVVSLEIGLFTEHLKKAISLDENASLIIGIALFITIIYAMFNASILMITSIIAKTIKESQSYSSPIMMIAAFPVMITSSIGINEFTFQHFAIPILNIYSLLKELIFGIVDYEHVFITVGSNVLCIIVLFIVGRVLFMKDKWVMS, encoded by the coding sequence ATGCTTCTTAAAATCTATTTTAAAGAAATGAAGGACTGCTTTCGAGATCGCAGAACATTACTATTAACAGTATTGTTACCCATCATTATGATGAGTGGATTAACGTATTTTTACGAAAAGATAATTTCCGGGGGCGAGGGGGAAACCTACCGATTAGCTGTAGATGAATCATTGACACAAACGGAAAAGAATATTTTGACGTCTGTCGAAACCATTGAATTAGTTCCTACCTCAAATCCTGTCGAAAGCGTCGAGGAAGGAGAAGCGCTAGCCGCTCTTACGTTTAGCTCTAATTTTGTAGAGCGTGTTCAAGCAGGAGACGTAGCCTCCGTGATGATTACGGGAGACTCCTTCAGTCAAAAATCGAATAACTTAATGAGTTTAGTGAAAACAGCGCTTGCTAATTACGAAAAAGTTATTACATCGGAGCGCTTGCAAGCCCAAGGAACCGACCTTTCCATCATTGAACCCTTTACGATTAGTCAAGCGGAAATCTCAGCAGAAGATCCGAATGTGAATTTGGTAGCGATGTTAATTCCATTGGTATTAGCTATCGCCCTTGGCATTGGGGCTAGCCCGGGAGCTTCTGATTTATTTGCGGGAGAAAAGGAAAAGAAAACGATGGAAGCCCTCTTGATGACACCTGTGAAGCGCTCTACGTTAGTCTTGTCTAAATGGATGACCATCTCATCGCTTGGTGTCATTACTGGTCTTATTACTTTACTGGTAGTATCTCTTGAAATTGGCTTATTTACTGAGCATCTAAAGAAGGCAATCTCTCTAGATGAAAATGCCAGTTTAATTATTGGAATTGCTCTCTTTATTACAATTATCTATGCAATGTTTAATGCATCGATATTAATGATTACAAGTATCATTGCCAAAACAATTAAAGAATCGCAAAGCTATAGTTCACCTATTATGATGATAGCCGCTTTTCCAGTGATGATTACGTCAAGTATTGGTATCAATGAATTTACGTTTCAACATTTTGCCATTCCGATATTGAATATTTACAGCCTTTTAAAAGAATTAATATTTGGGATTGTCGATTACGAACATGTTTTCATCACCGTTGGTAGCAACGTTTTATGTATTATTGTCTTGTTTATAGTTGGCCGGGTGTTATTTATGAAAGATAAGTGGGTCATGAGTTAA
- a CDS encoding fatty acid desaturase, producing MTKQHFKELRKQIAPYEKPDTSKSIWQLVNTLVPFFTLWFLAYQSLSISYGLTLGISVIAAGFLVRTFIIFHDCCHYAFFKSRKANKILGMITGIITLFPYSQWQHDHSVHHATSSNLDKRGTGDIWVLTVDEYKAASNWKKFCYRFYRNPFVMFIIGPIFVFLIQNRFNRKGARLNERLNTYVANLLMVALIGLLGWTLGWQSFLLVQGTIFLISGAAGIWLFYVQHTFEDSYFEEDENWEYVKAAVEGSSFYKLPKVLQWLTGNIGYHHVHHFSPRVPNYRLEEAHNHISMLQNVPTVSLATSLKSLRFRLWDENIQNFISFKDMNKYVKTEESDSSSQVNVVERKKHVVR from the coding sequence ATGACTAAACAACATTTCAAAGAGTTACGAAAGCAGATTGCACCTTATGAAAAACCGGATACATCGAAAAGTATTTGGCAGTTAGTCAATACCCTTGTCCCATTTTTCACGTTATGGTTTCTTGCTTATCAAAGTTTATCCATTTCCTATGGACTGACATTAGGAATTAGCGTTATTGCAGCGGGATTTTTAGTCAGAACGTTTATTATCTTTCATGATTGTTGTCACTACGCCTTTTTCAAAAGTCGGAAAGCAAATAAAATTCTTGGGATGATCACAGGAATTATTACATTATTTCCATATAGTCAATGGCAACATGATCACTCTGTTCACCATGCAACAAGCTCGAACTTAGATAAACGTGGTACAGGTGATATTTGGGTGTTAACGGTGGATGAGTATAAGGCCGCTTCTAATTGGAAAAAGTTTTGTTATCGTTTTTATCGAAACCCGTTCGTCATGTTTATTATTGGCCCAATCTTTGTATTTCTCATTCAAAACCGCTTTAATCGAAAAGGGGCTAGATTAAATGAACGCTTGAACACGTATGTAGCCAATCTACTCATGGTAGCATTGATCGGATTATTAGGGTGGACACTTGGCTGGCAATCATTTCTTTTAGTTCAAGGAACGATTTTCCTCATTTCAGGTGCAGCAGGCATTTGGCTGTTCTACGTTCAGCATACATTTGAGGATTCTTATTTTGAAGAAGATGAGAACTGGGAATATGTTAAAGCAGCCGTAGAGGGGAGCTCTTTTTATAAACTTCCAAAAGTATTACAATGGCTAACAGGGAATATTGGCTATCACCACGTGCATCATTTTAGTCCAAGAGTACCAAACTATCGGTTAGAAGAAGCTCATAATCATATTTCTATGCTACAAAATGTTCCAACGGTTTCATTAGCAACAAGCTTAAAGTCACTTCGTTTCCGATTATGGGATGAAAATATTCAAAATTTCATTAGCTTTAAGGACATGAATAAATATGTAAAGACAGAAGAAAGCGATTCTTCCTCTCAGGTTAATGTCGTTGAAAGGAAGAAACATGTGGTAAGATAA
- a CDS encoding sensor histidine kinase, whose amino-acid sequence MRKKLMIFQKFQKGSGTSPYIWAIVSILPFYFIFQSSSKIEIVIGLLLTSIFFLTLRFAFMSKKWPVYLWACILIAISITMAVLFQFIYFAFYIAYYNGHIQNRIAFFTIYIIHLICTTFSINYNVFILQDALFFKQLPIIMIILISIILLPFNIYNRKKQEELQEQLEDANKRIAELVKHEERQRIARDLHDTLGQKLSLIGLKSDLARKLIVKAPEQAKSEIKDVQQTARTALNEVRKIVSQMRGIRLKEEIIRVKQLLKAAQIEFIQDPGEGLVNVSLYYENILSMCVKEAVTNVVKHSKATSCRISIEQTWNEICIKVQDNGVGLSKEEDLGKGSGLLGIKERLEFVNGSLEIFTEEGTTVIMRVPTVVKETEKEEEAH is encoded by the coding sequence ATGCGGAAAAAATTAATGATATTTCAGAAGTTCCAGAAGGGTTCCGGAACTTCTCCTTATATTTGGGCCATAGTTAGTATTTTACCATTCTATTTTATTTTTCAATCGTCGTCTAAGATCGAGATTGTCATTGGCTTATTGCTAACAAGTATATTTTTTCTTACATTACGTTTTGCCTTTATGTCCAAGAAGTGGCCTGTTTACCTTTGGGCCTGTATTTTGATTGCGATTTCGATAACCATGGCTGTGTTGTTTCAGTTTATTTATTTTGCTTTTTACATTGCTTATTATAATGGTCATATACAAAATCGTATTGCTTTTTTTACGATTTATATTATCCATTTAATCTGCACAACATTTTCGATCAATTATAATGTATTTATCCTCCAGGATGCTTTGTTTTTTAAACAGTTGCCTATCATAATGATTATTTTGATTAGTATCATCCTTCTTCCTTTTAACATATATAATCGGAAAAAGCAGGAGGAATTACAAGAGCAGCTAGAAGATGCTAATAAGCGAATTGCTGAATTAGTGAAGCATGAGGAAAGGCAAAGAATTGCCCGAGACCTTCATGATACATTGGGGCAAAAGCTTTCTTTAATTGGTTTGAAAAGTGATTTAGCGAGAAAGTTAATTGTGAAAGCACCGGAACAAGCAAAATCAGAAATAAAAGATGTTCAACAAACGGCTAGAACGGCATTAAATGAAGTGAGAAAAATTGTCTCTCAAATGCGTGGGATTCGTCTTAAAGAAGAGATTATTCGGGTGAAACAGCTTTTGAAGGCGGCACAAATAGAATTTATTCAAGATCCCGGTGAAGGATTAGTAAATGTATCATTGTATTATGAAAATATTTTAAGTATGTGTGTCAAGGAAGCGGTTACGAACGTTGTAAAGCATAGTAAGGCGACGAGTTGTCGTATTTCCATTGAGCAAACGTGGAATGAGATTTGCATTAAAGTACAAGACAATGGAGTCGGCTTAAGCAAGGAAGAGGATCTAGGAAAAGGTAGCGGCCTGTTAGGAATTAAAGAACGATTAGAATTTGTCAACGGGAGCTTGGAGATCTTTACCGAAGAAGGAACAACGGTTATCATGAGAGTCCCGACAGTTGTTAAAGAAACTGAGAAGGAGGAAGAAGCACATTGA
- a CDS encoding response regulator transcription factor yields MISIVIAEDQGMLLGALGSLLNLEEDMKVVGKAKDGEEAIALVHDSKPDVCIMDIEMPKKSGLEAAEELKSLGCKVIILTTFARSGYFQRAIKAGVSGYLLKDSPSEELANSIRKVMDGKRIYAPELMDDVYRDENPLTEREVEVLELVAEGKNTKEIADELRIKSGTVRNYISTILDKLEVTNRIEAIKQFKEKGWFK; encoded by the coding sequence TTGATTTCCATCGTCATTGCTGAAGATCAAGGAATGTTGTTAGGAGCATTAGGATCACTACTTAACTTAGAAGAAGATATGAAAGTAGTTGGAAAAGCAAAGGATGGCGAGGAAGCCATTGCGCTTGTCCACGACTCGAAACCGGATGTATGCATTATGGATATTGAAATGCCGAAAAAAAGTGGGCTAGAAGCCGCCGAGGAATTGAAAAGCCTCGGGTGTAAAGTTATTATTTTAACGACCTTTGCACGATCAGGTTATTTTCAACGGGCGATAAAGGCTGGAGTAAGTGGCTATTTATTAAAAGACAGTCCGAGTGAAGAATTAGCCAATTCTATTCGTAAGGTAATGGACGGAAAGCGAATATACGCTCCCGAACTAATGGATGATGTTTATCGTGATGAAAATCCTTTAACAGAGCGCGAAGTAGAAGTACTTGAACTCGTTGCAGAAGGAAAAAACACAAAGGAAATAGCAGACGAGCTACGTATTAAGTCGGGTACGGTTCGAAATTATATTTCCACGATTCTCGATAAGCTTGAGGTAACGAATCGAATTGAGGCTATTAAACAATTTAAAGAAAAAGGTTGGTTTAAGTAG
- a CDS encoding GNAT family N-acetyltransferase, with translation MLNLQKVKAEEEGILHNIMQFYIYEFSKYIPTIKLETNGDFKSFNLERYWVKDNFHAYFIKLKGEMIGFVLVESATESSPNTIQEFFIMAKHSGNGYGKKIAKELFSLFPGDWVITQIENNEKAHAFWHGLINEVCNGKFTECFEGGKYIQRFNTEVINSSTLIK, from the coding sequence ATGCTTAATTTACAAAAGGTGAAGGCAGAAGAAGAAGGTATATTACATAACATCATGCAATTTTATATTTACGAATTCAGTAAATATATCCCTACGATAAAACTAGAAACAAATGGGGATTTCAAGTCGTTTAATTTAGAAAGATATTGGGTGAAGGATAATTTCCATGCATATTTTATTAAGCTAAAAGGTGAAATGATTGGATTCGTACTTGTAGAGAGTGCTACTGAGTCAAGTCCCAATACAATTCAAGAATTTTTTATTATGGCTAAACATAGTGGAAATGGTTATGGAAAGAAAATTGCAAAAGAATTGTTTTCATTGTTTCCTGGTGATTGGGTGATTACCCAAATAGAAAATAATGAAAAAGCTCATGCTTTTTGGCATGGATTGATTAATGAAGTTTGTAATGGAAAGTTCACAGAGTGTTTTGAAGGTGGAAAGTATATACAAAGGTTTAATACTGAAGTGATAAATAGTAGTACATTAATAAAATAA
- a CDS encoding DUF5694 domain-containing protein encodes MEEMKPQIMILGTFHMRYTPDIYRYDVNNLLNNRKQQEIREVVEKIKRFNPTKLAFEVVKEEEEALNKDYKQYLKGELELKVDEVHQYGFRVASELNHNQVYAVDWMKSVGNRGIGQVFDWAKSEQPVLYNYINDKYRSKKEYNSADRNLVELMKELNEESSVKKEHEMYMAVARIGSEDDYVGIDWLRWWYQRNLIIYSNLAKISNSPSDRTVLIIGAAHVHLVSQFLKESGMFDVVPAINYL; translated from the coding sequence ATGGAAGAAATGAAACCACAAATAATGATATTAGGTACCTTTCATATGCGATATACACCTGATATATATAGGTATGATGTAAATAATTTATTAAATAATAGAAAGCAACAAGAAATTAGAGAAGTTGTAGAGAAAATTAAAAGGTTTAATCCAACAAAGCTAGCGTTTGAAGTGGTTAAAGAGGAAGAAGAAGCGTTAAATAAAGATTATAAACAGTATTTAAAAGGTGAGCTTGAGTTAAAAGTTGATGAAGTTCACCAATATGGTTTTAGAGTGGCTTCAGAATTAAATCATAATCAAGTTTATGCAGTTGATTGGATGAAATCTGTTGGGAATAGGGGGATAGGTCAGGTATTCGATTGGGCGAAAAGTGAACAACCTGTCCTGTATAATTACATAAACGACAAATATCGTTCTAAAAAAGAATATAATTCAGCCGACAGAAACCTTGTGGAGTTAATGAAAGAACTAAATGAAGAAAGTAGTGTAAAGAAAGAGCACGAAATGTACATGGCAGTTGCACGTATTGGAAGCGAAGATGATTATGTAGGGATTGATTGGTTGAGGTGGTGGTACCAAAGAAATTTAATCATTTACTCTAACTTAGCTAAAATATCAAATTCTCCATCAGACAGAACTGTATTAATAATTGGGGCCGCTCATGTACATTTAGTCTCCCAATTCCTTAAAGAAAGTGGAATGTTTGATGTAGTTCCAGCAATTAATTATCTTTAA
- a CDS encoding HAD hydrolase family protein, translating to MIEAIMGKGILVSYNGATTLKTDNKSILHEFSYDIQEVAPIIKYCRKHDFHFSICTALDFYTKRMDVYQTELYKKFNLVPKIHKDILSITDR from the coding sequence ATAATAGAAGCTATAATGGGCAAAGGAATCCTCGTCTCTTATAACGGAGCAACCACTCTAAAGACTGATAATAAATCGATCTTACACGAATTTTCCTATGACATACAAGAAGTAGCACCTATTATAAAATACTGTAGAAAACATGATTTCCACTTTTCTATTTGTACGGCCCTTGATTTTTATACCAAAAGAATGGACGTTTATCAAACAGAGTTATACAAAAAGTTTAATCTTGTTCCCAAAATACATAAAGACATCTTAAGCATTACTGATCGATAA
- a CDS encoding LacI family DNA-binding transcriptional regulator translates to MSNITEIAKRANVSRTTVSRVLNHHPYVKHDKREAVFQAMKELHYVPNLNAINLSRGRTNVLGVIVPKISHPFFSSLIEGIGEECHQFDYSLLVYQSNNDPKKELQFFDKLKHQQIDGLILGSSVLPTATVDHFAQYLNVVSCENSNSNILPRVYVNHGHGIQLAIDHLRERGHQKMGLCIGNPQSGVGVTRRESFFHFQELYELNWQEEWYFSEQYTIDHGREIARNLIEQKERPTAMIVGSDQVAAGLYYELANQELRIPEDLAIVGFDNQPIAQITELTTIQQPVKELGKKAVFLLNNLIHKQIVPLSNLFDLQLIARKST, encoded by the coding sequence ATGAGTAACATTACCGAAATAGCCAAAAGAGCGAACGTGTCTCGAACAACCGTATCTCGTGTTCTGAATCACCATCCTTATGTGAAGCACGATAAACGAGAAGCCGTTTTTCAGGCAATGAAAGAATTGCATTACGTGCCAAATTTAAATGCAATCAATTTATCTAGAGGACGAACAAACGTTTTAGGCGTAATAGTACCGAAAATAAGCCATCCATTTTTTAGTAGCTTAATTGAAGGTATCGGTGAAGAATGTCATCAATTTGATTACAGCTTGCTTGTGTATCAGTCTAATAACGATCCTAAAAAAGAATTACAGTTTTTTGATAAACTGAAACACCAACAAATCGATGGGCTTATTTTAGGTTCTAGTGTACTGCCCACTGCCACCGTCGATCATTTCGCTCAATATTTGAACGTTGTTTCCTGTGAAAACTCTAATAGCAATATCCTTCCACGTGTATATGTTAATCACGGACATGGTATTCAGCTAGCCATCGATCATTTAAGAGAGCGCGGACATCAAAAAATGGGCTTATGTATCGGAAATCCTCAAAGTGGTGTAGGCGTAACTAGAAGAGAATCTTTTTTCCACTTTCAAGAACTCTATGAACTTAATTGGCAAGAAGAGTGGTATTTCTCAGAACAGTATACTATTGATCATGGCCGCGAGATTGCAAGAAATCTCATTGAGCAAAAAGAACGACCAACAGCAATGATCGTAGGTAGCGACCAAGTAGCCGCTGGGTTGTATTATGAATTAGCCAATCAAGAATTACGTATACCAGAAGATCTAGCGATTGTAGGGTTTGATAATCAGCCTATTGCACAAATTACCGAGCTAACAACCATTCAACAGCCCGTTAAAGAGTTAGGAAAGAAAGCAGTCTTCTTACTAAATAACTTAATTCATAAGCAAATTGTCCCGTTATCAAACCTTTTCGATTTGCAACTAATTGCTCGAAAATCAACTTAA
- a CDS encoding Cof-type HAD-IIB family hydrolase, with protein sequence MLRIIAIDLDGTLLSSNQSIHEKNIEAIKTAQQQGDIVAIATGRALFDALHITEKYGLRVPIIAANGAQLFVNGFQLNEQYINENTIYPLLQWLKEEKLYFQVYLSDKIVLSDLSDGYLTAQLRHVVTQNPLFDTDHFLNSIKAQQYQYGLEEVPSPILPTTYPSIIKLMVVSPNTTKLMEAKAFCHKLEGIEVSSSGSFNIEIMTSGIDKGTALHQLCEYYGISVKHTVTIGDNQNDIPMFKVAGKSIAMGNADDELVNMATYKTLTNDDCGVAYAFDHFIHEQTTRSIK encoded by the coding sequence ATGTTGAGAATCATTGCCATTGATTTAGATGGAACCCTTTTGTCAAGTAACCAATCAATTCACGAGAAAAATATTGAGGCGATCAAAACAGCACAACAACAAGGGGATATAGTCGCTATCGCCACAGGGAGGGCCCTATTTGACGCCTTACATATAACAGAAAAATACGGACTTCGAGTTCCAATTATTGCTGCAAATGGAGCACAGCTTTTCGTCAATGGTTTCCAGTTGAACGAACAATATATAAATGAGAATACTATCTATCCCCTGCTACAGTGGTTAAAAGAAGAAAAACTATATTTTCAAGTCTATCTATCTGATAAAATTGTTCTATCAGATCTGTCGGATGGTTATTTAACAGCACAGCTAAGACATGTCGTTACACAAAATCCGCTATTTGATACAGATCATTTTTTAAATTCTATTAAGGCTCAACAATATCAATACGGTTTAGAAGAGGTTCCAAGTCCAATTCTCCCGACAACGTACCCTTCCATAATAAAATTAATGGTCGTTTCTCCAAATACTACGAAGCTAATGGAAGCAAAAGCTTTCTGCCACAAGCTAGAAGGCATCGAGGTTTCTAGTTCCGGATCCTTTAATATAGAAATCATGACGTCAGGAATCGATAAAGGGACTGCCTTACATCAACTATGTGAGTATTACGGTATATCCGTGAAGCATACTGTAACGATTGGCGATAATCAAAATGATATTCCGATGTTCAAAGTAGCGGGGAAAAGCATTGCCATGGGGAATGCTGATGATGAGCTAGTAAATATGGCCACCTATAAAACGTTAACAAATGATGATTGTGGAGTGGCCTATGCATTTGATCATTTTATTCATGAACAGACAACCAGAAGTATAAAGTGA